A single Candoia aspera isolate rCanAsp1 chromosome 7, rCanAsp1.hap2, whole genome shotgun sequence DNA region contains:
- the DUSP6 gene encoding dual specificity protein phosphatase 6, translated as MLDTLRSPVASLASDMATCKTVAWLKEQLELGNERLLLMDCRPQELYESSHIESAINVALPGIMLRRLQKGNLPLRALFARGEEEREKFARRCGTDTVVLYDDSSSDWNENAAGDSVLGLLLKRLKDDGCKAFYLEGGFSKFQAEYALHCETNLDSSCSSNSPPLPVLGLGGLRISSDSSSDVESDIDRDPNSATDSDGSPLSNNQPSFPVEILPYLYLGCAKDSTNLDVLEEFGIKYILNVTPNLPNLFENAGEFKYKQIPISDHWSQNLSQFFPEAISFIDEARGKNCGVLVHCLAGISRSVTVTVAYLMQKLNLSMNDAYDIVKMKKSNISPNFNFMGQLLDFERTLGLNSPCDNRMPSQQLYFTTPSNQNVFQVDSLQST; from the exons ATGCTAGATACGCTTCGCTCGCCGGTAGCCTCTCTCGCGTCGGACATGGCGACCTGCAAGACGGTGGCGTGGCTGAAGGAGCAGCTGGAGCTGGGCAACGAACGGCTGCTGCTGATGGACTGTCGCCCGCAGGAACTGTATGAGTCCTCGCACATCGAGTCGGCCATCAACGTGGCCCTGCCGGGGATTATGCTGCGCCGGCTGCAGAAGGGCAACCTGCCGCTGCGCGCCCTCTTCGCTCGGGGCGAGGAGGAGCGCGAGAAGTTCGCCCGCCGCTGCGGAACCGACACGGTGGTCCTGTACGACGACAGCAGCAGCGACTGGAACGAGAACGCGGCGGGCGACTCTGTCCTAGGGCTGCTGCTCAAGCGCCTGAAAGATGACGGCTGTAAGGCCTTCTACCTGGAAG gGGGTTTCAGCAAGTTCCAGGCAGAGTATGCCTTGCACTGTGAAACTAATCTAGACAGTTCATGTAGCAGCAATTCTCCACCTTTGCCCGTCTTGGGCTTGGGTGGTCTCCGAATCAGCTCTGACTCATCTTCAGATGTGGAATCCGATATTGACCGAGATCCTAACAGTGCCACGGACTCTGATGGCAGCCCTTTGTCTAACAATCAGCCCTCCTTCCCAGTGGAAATCTTGCCATACCTCTACTTGGGCTGCGCCAAGGACTCTACTAACCTGGATGTTCTAGAAGAGTTTGGCATTAAATACATATTGAATGTCACCCCCAACCTTCCCAATCTCTTTGAAAATGCTGGCGAGTTTAAGTACAAGCAGATTCCTATCTCTGATCATTGGAGCCAAAACTTATCCCAATTTTTCCCTGAAGCCATCTCCTTTATAG ATGAAGCTCGTGGGAAAAATTGTGGGGTGCTTGTGCACTGCCTGGCAGGGATCAGTCGCTCAGTCACCGTGACAGTTGCATATCTTATGCAAAAGCTCAACTTATCCATGAATGATGCCTATGACATTGTCAAAATGAAGAAATCCAATATCTCCCCTAACTTTAATTTCATGGGACAGTTGCTGGACTTTGAGAGGACTCTGGGGCTGAACAGCCCCTGTGATAACCGCATGCCCAGCCAGCAATTATATTTTACCACTCCTTCCAATCAAAACGTCTTCCAGGTGGACTCTTTGCAATCTACGTGA